In Crinalium epipsammum PCC 9333, the following are encoded in one genomic region:
- the gatB gene encoding Asp-tRNA(Asn)/Glu-tRNA(Gln) amidotransferase subunit GatB — protein MTTVAPVKTKYEAIIGLETHCQLSTNTKIFCNCSTEFGATPNQNICPVCMGMPGVLPVLNQNVLQYAVKAGLAINSTIAPYSKFDRKQYFYPDLPKNYQISQYDLPIAEHGWLEIELLDDAGNATRKRIGVTRLHMEEDAGKLVHGGGERISGSTYSLVDYNRTGVPLVEIVSEPDIRSGQEAAEYAQELRRILRYLGVSDGNMQEGSLRCDVNISIRPVGQEEFGTKVEIKNMNSFSAIQKAIDYEIERQTVALESGERIIQETRLWEEGNQRTSSMRIKEGSSDYRYFPEPDLVPIEIPVEQLEQWKSELPELPAAKRHRYETELGLSAYDARVITDDRFVAEYFEAALAAKAQPKQAANWVMGDITGYLNNEKLNINQIAFKPQHLAELIALIENGTISGKIAKEILPELLSQGGSPQELVNRKGLVQISDTAELEKIIDEIIAASPKELEQYRNGKTKLLGFFVGQVMKQTSGRADPKLTNQMLNQKLNK, from the coding sequence ATGACAACCGTCGCACCTGTCAAAACTAAGTACGAAGCAATTATCGGTCTAGAAACTCATTGTCAACTAAGTACAAATACTAAAATATTTTGCAATTGCTCCACAGAATTTGGTGCGACTCCAAACCAGAACATTTGTCCGGTTTGCATGGGAATGCCTGGAGTCCTACCAGTTTTAAATCAAAACGTACTACAATATGCCGTCAAAGCTGGTTTAGCAATCAACTCGACTATTGCACCTTATAGCAAATTTGACCGCAAGCAGTATTTTTATCCAGATTTACCTAAAAACTATCAAATTTCTCAGTATGACTTGCCAATAGCTGAACATGGTTGGCTAGAAATTGAGCTATTAGATGATGCTGGCAATGCTACCCGCAAGCGGATTGGTGTTACACGCCTGCACATGGAAGAAGATGCTGGTAAATTGGTACACGGCGGAGGTGAGCGGATTTCTGGTTCCACCTACTCTTTAGTAGATTACAACCGCACAGGTGTTCCCTTAGTAGAAATTGTCTCTGAACCTGATATCCGTTCAGGTCAAGAAGCCGCAGAATATGCCCAAGAATTACGCCGAATTTTGCGCTACCTGGGCGTAAGTGACGGCAATATGCAAGAAGGTTCCCTGCGCTGCGACGTGAATATCTCCATACGTCCAGTTGGACAGGAAGAGTTTGGCACGAAAGTAGAAATCAAAAACATGAACTCTTTCAGTGCTATCCAAAAAGCAATTGATTATGAAATTGAGCGACAAACAGTTGCTTTAGAATCTGGTGAACGCATTATACAAGAAACTAGATTATGGGAAGAAGGTAATCAACGCACTAGCAGTATGCGTATTAAAGAAGGAAGTAGCGACTACCGCTATTTCCCTGAACCTGATTTAGTACCCATTGAAATTCCTGTTGAACAGCTAGAACAATGGAAATCTGAACTCCCGGAACTACCAGCAGCAAAACGGCATCGTTATGAAACAGAACTAGGACTTTCTGCCTATGATGCTAGAGTGATAACAGATGACCGATTTGTTGCAGAATATTTTGAAGCTGCTCTAGCTGCTAAAGCTCAACCCAAGCAAGCGGCTAATTGGGTAATGGGAGACATTACCGGATACCTAAATAACGAAAAACTCAACATCAATCAAATTGCTTTCAAACCGCAACATTTAGCAGAACTGATTGCTTTGATTGAAAACGGCACTATTAGCGGCAAAATCGCTAAGGAAATTTTACCAGAGTTATTATCTCAAGGCGGTTCTCCTCAAGAATTGGTTAATCGCAAGGGACTTGTCCAAATCTCCGACACCGCAGAACTGGAAAAAATCATTGATGAAATCATTGCTGCTAGTCCCAAAGAACTCGAACAGTACCGCAACGGTAAAACCAAGCTGCTTGGGTTCTTTGTGGGTCAAGTAATGAAGCAAACTAGCGGTCGGGCAGACCCCAAACTGACTAACCAAATGCTCAACCAAAAGTTAAACAAATAG
- the lgt gene encoding prolipoprotein diacylglyceryl transferase, with protein MLLGVITLPLAFKFASPGSVLIDLGPVAIRWYGLLIASAVLIGLSLSRYLAKRRNVNPELIGDLVIWLVIGAIPCARLYYVLFQWQEYAQNPSQIIAIWKGGIAIHGAILGGILATLIFARLQKVSFWVLADLIAPSLILGQAIGRWGNFFNSEAFGDPTDLPWKLYIPSYRRPREFITVEYFHPTFLYESIWNLLVFALLMFLFFRDTGRKPRLKVGTLFLTYMVAYSAGRFWIEGLRTDSLMLLGILRIAQVVSLVGISLGVAGLLWLYVFKRSLPDVVKPDQQEWNVLSDTSPNQENSH; from the coding sequence ATGCTATTGGGTGTTATTACGCTGCCCTTGGCGTTTAAATTTGCTTCTCCAGGCTCAGTTCTGATTGATTTAGGACCAGTGGCTATTCGCTGGTATGGGCTATTAATTGCATCTGCTGTATTAATTGGACTCAGCCTTTCAAGGTACTTAGCCAAACGCCGTAATGTTAACCCAGAGTTAATAGGTGATTTGGTAATTTGGCTGGTTATTGGCGCAATACCTTGTGCAAGGCTCTACTATGTGTTATTTCAATGGCAAGAATATGCCCAGAATCCTAGTCAAATAATTGCCATCTGGAAAGGTGGGATTGCGATTCATGGGGCAATTTTAGGTGGGATTTTAGCTACATTAATTTTTGCCAGACTCCAGAAAGTTTCTTTTTGGGTTTTAGCAGATTTGATCGCACCCTCTCTAATTTTGGGTCAAGCAATTGGTCGCTGGGGCAATTTCTTCAACTCTGAGGCGTTTGGCGATCCTACGGATTTGCCCTGGAAACTATATATTCCTAGCTATCGCCGTCCACGAGAGTTTATTACTGTTGAATACTTCCATCCCACATTTTTATACGAATCAATTTGGAACTTGCTAGTATTCGCGTTACTGATGTTTCTATTTTTTAGAGATACAGGGCGTAAACCACGTCTCAAGGTCGGTACATTATTTCTGACTTACATGGTGGCGTATAGTGCAGGTCGTTTTTGGATTGAGGGATTACGCACAGATAGTCTGATGCTGTTGGGAATACTGCGGATAGCTCAAGTAGTGAGTTTGGTAGGAATTTCTCTCGGTGTTGCTGGTTTACTATGGCTGTATGTATTTAAGCGTTCTCTACCAGATGTAGTAAAACCGGATCAGCAAGAATGGAATGTTCTTTCTGATACGTCCCCAAATCAAGAAAATTCCCATTAG
- the cobM gene encoding precorrin-4 C(11)-methyltransferase: MEKNSEFIPPTSQRTLEPAVYIVGAGPGDPDLLTVKAQKLLAQADVIVFADSLVPVQILDGVRADAEIMRTGNKTLEEILPVMIEMVRSHKSVVRLHSGDPSLYGAVFEQMQLLTEADIPFEVIPGISAFQAAAAKLKVELTVPGLVQTIILTRISGRASSVPATEELASLAAHQASLCLYLAARHVEEAQAQLMQHYPADTPVAICFRLGWQDEQVWVVPLQEMAEVTNRENLIRTTLYVISPALGKIEKVRSRLYHPEHTHLFRPKAATH; encoded by the coding sequence ATGGAAAAAAACAGCGAATTTATTCCCCCTACTTCCCAACGTACTTTGGAACCTGCGGTTTATATAGTGGGTGCGGGTCCAGGTGATCCCGATTTATTAACTGTGAAGGCGCAAAAACTATTAGCCCAGGCAGATGTGATTGTGTTTGCCGATTCTTTAGTGCCTGTGCAAATTTTGGATGGTGTACGTGCTGATGCTGAGATTATGCGGACTGGTAATAAGACTTTAGAGGAAATTTTACCAGTAATGATAGAAATGGTGCGATCGCACAAATCTGTCGTTCGTCTCCACTCTGGCGATCCTAGTCTCTATGGTGCTGTATTTGAGCAAATGCAACTGCTTACAGAGGCAGATATTCCCTTTGAGGTCATACCAGGAATTAGTGCTTTTCAAGCGGCGGCGGCTAAACTCAAGGTGGAATTAACTGTGCCTGGGTTGGTGCAAACAATTATTCTTACCCGCATTAGTGGACGCGCATCATCAGTACCAGCAACAGAAGAGTTAGCTTCATTGGCAGCGCATCAAGCAAGTTTATGTCTTTATTTAGCAGCGCGTCATGTAGAAGAAGCTCAAGCTCAATTAATGCAACATTATCCCGCAGATACGCCTGTTGCAATTTGTTTTAGGTTAGGTTGGCAAGATGAACAAGTTTGGGTAGTACCATTGCAGGAAATGGCAGAGGTGACGAACAGGGAAAATTTGATTAGAACAACCTTATATGTAATTAGTCCAGCTTTAGGAAAAATAGAAAAAGTGCGATCGCGTTTATACCATCCTGAACATACCCACCTATTCCGCCCAAAAGCGGCTACACATTAA
- a CDS encoding YqiA/YcfP family alpha/beta fold hydrolase, with amino-acid sequence MTRTNYIYLHGFASSPNSSKAQYLCDRFSALNIPLKIPDFNQGGFSDITITRQIEQVKAEIQPDNTSVTLIGSSLGGLTAAWLGENYPQVQKLVLLAPAFNFLSHWLTKLGEAELQRWQKEQYLSVYHYGEKRSLPLHHNFLLDASKYSEQLLQKSIPTLIVHGLHDEVIPIQASRNFALHRPWVTLIEFDSDHALSNVMAETWEAIKAFCQLLPSH; translated from the coding sequence GTGACCAGAACTAATTATATTTATTTACACGGATTTGCTTCTAGTCCTAATTCTAGCAAGGCACAATATTTATGCGATCGCTTTTCTGCGCTAAACATTCCCCTAAAAATCCCTGACTTCAACCAAGGCGGTTTTTCCGATATCACAATTACTCGCCAAATAGAACAAGTAAAAGCAGAAATACAACCAGATAACACTTCAGTAACTTTGATTGGTTCTAGTTTGGGTGGATTAACAGCAGCTTGGTTAGGAGAAAATTACCCACAAGTACAAAAATTAGTACTTTTAGCCCCAGCATTTAACTTTTTGTCTCATTGGTTAACCAAACTGGGAGAAGCAGAATTACAGCGTTGGCAGAAGGAACAGTACTTATCTGTTTATCATTATGGCGAAAAGCGATCGCTTCCTCTACATCATAATTTCCTCTTGGATGCGAGTAAATATTCTGAACAATTACTGCAAAAATCCATTCCCACTTTAATTGTGCATGGATTGCATGATGAAGTTATTCCAATTCAAGCCAGCAGAAACTTTGCTCTCCACCGTCCTTGGGTAACACTGATTGAATTTGACAGCGATCATGCTTTAAGTAATGTCATGGCAGAAACTTGGGAAGCAATTAAAGCATTCTGCCAACTACTCCCTTCCCATTAA
- a CDS encoding Spy/CpxP family protein refolding chaperone: MLLRRISVVSLLMVSLGSAVAIAQPNPQSSPQPGTTNQRAPRQMNRGWGALMQQLNLSTEQIKQLSGIRQQYQGQISQKQKDLREAKSKLTVSMVGTANDSTIRDQFTPVLRLEQEIAQLQFDNLLAMRKVLTPEQRSKFAELMQQQRGKMSWNRLGNSTQQQR; encoded by the coding sequence ATGCTGCTACGTCGTATTTCAGTTGTATCTTTGTTAATGGTATCTCTTGGTAGTGCTGTAGCGATCGCACAGCCTAATCCTCAATCATCACCCCAACCAGGTACAACAAACCAACGAGCGCCCCGACAGATGAATCGTGGTTGGGGTGCATTGATGCAACAGCTTAACCTTAGTACTGAGCAAATCAAGCAGTTATCAGGTATTCGCCAGCAGTATCAAGGTCAGATTTCTCAAAAGCAAAAAGATTTGCGTGAAGCCAAAAGCAAATTAACAGTTTCGATGGTAGGTACTGCTAATGACAGCACTATCCGCGATCAATTCACCCCAGTACTAAGATTGGAGCAGGAGATAGCTCAATTACAGTTTGATAATCTGTTGGCAATGCGTAAAGTGTTAACTCCTGAGCAACGTAGCAAGTTTGCTGAATTAATGCAGCAGCAACGTGGAAAAATGTCGTGGAACCGACTGGGAAACAGCACACAACAACAGCGTTGA
- a CDS encoding bifunctional ADP-dependent NAD(P)H-hydrate dehydratase/NAD(P)H-hydrate epimerase → MAQNRREEIAGFVVTAEQMRHIEGRVFVAGMPVAALMEKVAGLIVRRIQVYHPNHSLRVGIIAGSGHNGGDALVVARELHFHGYDVLIYRPFSKLKELTSQHFQYAKNLGIPCFDDISALKDCDLIIDGLFGFGLERIITDPVATAINQLNQWSKTIISIDLPSGLHTDTGEALGIAIRATRTFCLGLWKLAFLQDQALEYIGEAELIDFDLPLTDIKAVLGDQPNIRRITPEFALSHLPLKRPPVTHKYKQGHLLLICGSHKYAGGAILTGLGARASGVGMLSMAVPESLKDILTAQLPEALIIGCPEETGAIAYLPETIELSDYSAIACGPGLTKDASSVVQSALNSTIPLILDADGLNILAQLGTIPTLSQRQAPTILTPHAGEFKRLFPDAPDPNKDRVNAVRKVSQHGAIVLLKGARTAIADHSGSIWIIPESTPALARGGSGDVLTGLMGGLVAAASTRKMPIENIVASAAWWHATSGILAAQERTELGVDAFTLTQYLISVLR, encoded by the coding sequence ATGGCTCAAAATAGGCGAGAGGAAATTGCAGGATTTGTAGTTACAGCCGAGCAAATGCGCCACATTGAAGGGCGTGTATTTGTTGCTGGAATGCCTGTGGCAGCTTTAATGGAAAAGGTAGCAGGTTTAATTGTTCGTAGAATTCAGGTTTACCACCCAAATCATAGCTTGCGCGTCGGAATTATAGCTGGCTCAGGGCATAATGGTGGTGATGCGTTGGTTGTTGCCCGTGAATTACATTTTCACGGTTATGATGTTCTGATTTACCGCCCTTTTTCTAAGCTTAAGGAATTAACATCTCAACATTTTCAGTATGCTAAAAATTTAGGGATACCTTGTTTTGATGATATTTCAGCATTAAAAGATTGTGACTTAATTATTGATGGTTTGTTTGGCTTTGGGTTAGAAAGAATTATTACCGATCCAGTTGCTACTGCAATTAACCAATTAAATCAATGGTCTAAAACTATTATTAGTATTGATTTACCTTCTGGGTTGCACACTGATACAGGGGAAGCTTTGGGAATTGCTATCCGTGCAACTCGCACATTTTGTTTAGGTTTGTGGAAATTAGCTTTTTTACAAGACCAAGCTTTAGAGTATATCGGTGAAGCAGAATTAATTGATTTTGATTTACCACTAACAGATATTAAAGCTGTACTCGGTGATCAACCTAATATTAGACGTATTACACCAGAATTTGCACTTTCACATTTACCTTTAAAACGTCCACCAGTAACACATAAATATAAGCAAGGGCATTTATTATTAATTTGTGGTTCTCATAAGTATGCTGGTGGAGCAATTTTAACAGGATTGGGAGCAAGAGCAAGCGGTGTAGGGATGCTCTCAATGGCTGTACCAGAATCTTTAAAAGATATATTAACTGCACAATTGCCAGAGGCTTTAATTATTGGTTGTCCAGAAGAAACGGGTGCAATTGCTTATTTACCAGAAACAATAGAATTAAGTGATTATAGCGCGATCGCGTGTGGCCCTGGTTTAACAAAAGATGCTTCCTCTGTTGTTCAATCAGCTTTAAACAGCACTATTCCCCTAATATTAGATGCAGATGGTTTAAATATATTGGCACAGCTTGGAACTATTCCCACGTTATCTCAACGACAAGCGCCAACAATATTAACACCTCATGCGGGTGAGTTTAAACGTTTATTTCCTGATGCACCAGATCCCAATAAAGATAGAGTAAATGCAGTGCGTAAAGTATCTCAACATGGTGCGATCGTATTATTAAAAGGAGCAAGAACTGCGATCGCAGATCATAGCGGTTCTATTTGGATTATTCCAGAAAGTACGCCAGCTTTAGCACGTGGCGGTAGTGGGGATGTATTAACTGGTTTAATGGGTGGACTTGTCGCCGCCGCATCTACAAGAAAAATGCCTATAGAGAATATAGTTGCAAGTGCAGCTTGGTGGCACGCTACTTCAGGAATATTAGCAGCACAGGAACGCACAGAATTAGGTGTAGATGCTTTTACCTTGACGCAATATTTAATTTCAGTATTAAGGTAA
- the mnmA gene encoding tRNA 2-thiouridine(34) synthase MnmA — protein sequence MNKVVVGLSGGVDSSVAAAILHNQGYEVVGVTLWLMKGKGQCCSEGMVDAAYICEQLAIPHHIVDSRDLFQTNIVDYLVTGYEAGITPLPCSQCNKAVKFGPMVHYSQKELGIDKIATGHYARITYDADSDRSQLRRAVDLSKDQSYFLYDLTQDLLAATIFPLGEQTKTETRRIAAEFNLKTAEKPESQDLCLIEKHGSMKGFLDQYITPQDGDIVDQNGKILGKHTGIHHYTIGQRKGLGIAAAEPLYVVGLDAVRNRVIVGDRTSSHQTECTVQRVNWVSIPEPTNPIRAEVQLRYRSQPVAVSVIPLENSRVKLVFDEPQFCITPGQAAVWYNGDILLGGGILEKQN from the coding sequence ATGAACAAAGTCGTCGTCGGTCTCTCTGGTGGAGTTGACAGTTCCGTTGCCGCCGCCATCCTACATAATCAAGGATATGAAGTTGTTGGTGTTACCCTTTGGCTAATGAAGGGTAAAGGGCAATGCTGTTCTGAGGGAATGGTCGATGCAGCTTATATTTGTGAACAGTTAGCCATTCCTCATCATATTGTTGATAGTCGGGATTTGTTCCAAACGAATATTGTTGATTACTTAGTTACGGGTTATGAAGCTGGAATTACCCCGTTACCCTGTTCTCAATGCAATAAAGCAGTGAAGTTTGGTCCAATGGTGCATTATTCTCAGAAAGAACTGGGAATAGATAAAATTGCTACAGGTCATTATGCGCGAATTACTTATGATGCAGATAGCGATCGCTCTCAATTACGACGTGCTGTAGATTTATCTAAAGATCAGTCTTACTTTTTGTATGACTTGACCCAAGATTTACTAGCAGCAACAATATTTCCCTTGGGAGAACAAACAAAGACAGAAACTCGGCGTATTGCTGCGGAATTTAACTTAAAAACTGCTGAAAAACCGGAAAGTCAAGATTTATGCTTGATTGAAAAGCATGGTTCAATGAAAGGGTTTTTAGATCAATACATTACCCCGCAAGATGGCGATATTGTTGACCAAAACGGCAAAATTTTGGGTAAGCATACAGGGATACATCACTATACAATTGGACAGCGCAAGGGGCTAGGAATTGCTGCTGCTGAACCTTTGTATGTAGTTGGGTTAGATGCAGTAAGGAATAGAGTTATTGTAGGCGATCGCACTAGCTCACATCAAACTGAATGCACAGTGCAAAGAGTAAATTGGGTTTCTATCCCAGAACCTACTAACCCTATCCGCGCCGAAGTACAATTGCGCTATCGCTCACAACCTGTAGCAGTTAGTGTAATTCCCCTAGAAAACTCCCGCGTCAAGTTGGTATTTGATGAGCCACAGTTTTGCATTACACCTGGACAAGCTGCTGTTTGGTATAACGGCGATATTTTGTTGGGCGGTGGTATTTTAGAAAAGCAAAATTAA
- a CDS encoding radical SAM protein translates to MRTRQYLFYALTNSVCSKCLVKVEAKIIFRDDCVYLVKHCPTHGHEEVLIADDIEYYKQSLEFIKPGDMPLKFNTPIKYGCPYDCGLCPDHEQHSCLTLIEVTDRCNLSCPICYADSGSEDISRNSHQPRLNRSLEQIEMMLDAVVANEGEPQIVQISGGEPTIHPEFFQILDIAKSKPIRHLMINTNGVKIAKERNFCDRLSQYMPGIEVYLQFDSFEATALQELRGADLRSIRSQAIAHLNEFNISTTLVVTLKKGLNDHEIGKIIEYALQQKCVRGVTFQPIQAAGRLEGFEEKRDRYTLTEVRRSILQQSPHFKPEDLIPVPCHPDCLAMAYALKVNGKVIPLTGLINPDAFVQLMPNSVLYEQNEELKQKVFDLFSTSHSPASSAVSLKQLLCCLPMLPVPSGITYENIFRVMIVQFLDPYNFDVRSVKRSCIHIVHPDGRIIPFDTFNMFYREGSAGYHLVSNRLP, encoded by the coding sequence ATGCGAACCCGACAGTATCTATTTTATGCCTTAACTAACAGCGTTTGCTCTAAATGCCTAGTTAAGGTGGAAGCCAAAATTATCTTTCGGGATGATTGCGTTTACTTAGTTAAGCACTGCCCAACTCACGGGCATGAAGAAGTATTGATTGCAGATGATATTGAATATTACAAACAAAGCCTGGAATTTATCAAGCCAGGTGATATGCCACTCAAATTTAATACTCCGATCAAATATGGTTGTCCCTATGACTGCGGACTTTGCCCGGATCATGAACAGCATAGTTGCCTCACTTTAATAGAAGTAACGGATCGGTGTAACCTCTCCTGCCCGATTTGCTATGCGGATTCGGGGAGTGAAGATATTTCTCGAAATTCCCATCAACCTCGCCTTAACCGCAGCTTAGAGCAAATAGAGATGATGTTAGATGCGGTGGTGGCGAATGAGGGGGAACCGCAAATTGTGCAAATCAGTGGCGGTGAACCAACAATTCATCCAGAATTCTTTCAAATTCTGGATATTGCTAAAAGCAAGCCAATTCGTCATTTGATGATTAATACGAATGGTGTCAAGATTGCTAAAGAGCGAAATTTCTGCGATCGCCTCAGTCAATATATGCCAGGAATTGAAGTCTATCTGCAATTTGATAGCTTTGAAGCAACGGCACTTCAGGAGTTGCGAGGGGCGGATTTGCGATCGATTCGATCACAAGCGATCGCACACCTCAACGAGTTCAATATCTCCACTACCCTTGTTGTCACCCTCAAAAAAGGGCTGAATGACCACGAAATCGGTAAAATTATCGAGTACGCATTACAGCAGAAATGTGTGCGCGGTGTGACATTTCAACCTATCCAAGCAGCAGGGCGTTTGGAGGGATTTGAAGAAAAGCGCGATCGCTACACCCTTACCGAAGTCCGACGTTCAATTCTACAGCAGAGTCCTCATTTCAAACCAGAAGATCTCATTCCAGTCCCCTGCCATCCTGATTGTTTAGCAATGGCTTATGCCCTCAAAGTGAATGGCAAAGTTATACCATTAACAGGTTTAATTAACCCGGATGCCTTTGTACAGTTGATGCCTAACAGCGTTCTTTATGAGCAAAATGAAGAACTCAAGCAGAAAGTTTTCGATTTATTTTCAACCAGCCATTCCCCCGCATCCTCGGCAGTTTCTTTAAAACAGTTACTCTGTTGCTTACCGATGCTACCTGTACCGTCAGGTATTACTTACGAAAATATCTTTCGGGTAATGATTGTCCAGTTTCTCGACCCCTATAACTTTGATGTTCGTTCTGTGAAACGTTCCTGCATTCACATTGTCCACCCTGATGGTCGGATTATTCCTTTTGATACCTTTAATATGTTCTACCGCGAGGGAAGTGCTGGGTATCACTTAGTTTCTAATCGTCTGCCCTAA
- a CDS encoding prolipoprotein diacylglyceryl transferase: MNFPVYLWVGSVRIHPHLLFESLAYAIAFRLVLLNSKKDTIASTQRSSVIVGGMVGALIGAKALVMLQHINLAWQNWQQFLILLLQGKTVVGALLGGLIGVEVTKKLIGVHRSTGDAFVYPLIVGTAVGRIGCFLTGLSDKTYGVATTLPWGVNFGDGIYRHPTQLYEIIFLLSLMIFLRIRSRYARQEGDLFKFYMVAYLGFRFIVDFIKPEFRPIVGISAIQIACIIGILYYRRSITNLFKFTRTAKNVS; encoded by the coding sequence ATGAATTTTCCAGTTTATTTGTGGGTAGGTTCTGTGCGGATACACCCACATCTTTTATTTGAGTCGTTAGCTTATGCGATCGCATTTCGCTTAGTATTACTAAATTCAAAAAAAGATACAATTGCCTCCACTCAGAGAAGTTCGGTAATAGTCGGTGGCATGGTGGGTGCTTTAATTGGCGCAAAAGCTTTGGTTATGCTACAGCATATAAATTTAGCTTGGCAGAATTGGCAGCAATTTCTTATCCTTCTACTTCAGGGAAAAACGGTAGTTGGTGCATTGCTGGGTGGGCTAATTGGTGTAGAAGTAACTAAAAAATTAATTGGCGTTCACCGTTCAACTGGCGATGCTTTTGTCTATCCCTTGATAGTGGGGACAGCAGTGGGAAGGATTGGCTGTTTTCTGACAGGTTTAAGTGATAAAACTTATGGTGTAGCGACTACCTTACCTTGGGGCGTAAATTTTGGTGATGGAATTTACCGACATCCCACGCAATTATATGAAATTATATTTTTACTATCGTTAATGATATTTCTACGCATCCGTAGTCGCTATGCTCGGCAAGAAGGTGATTTATTTAAATTCTATATGGTTGCTTATTTAGGATTTCGCTTTATAGTTGATTTCATTAAGCCAGAATTTCGCCCTATTGTGGGGATAAGTGCTATTCAGATTGCTTGCATAATCGGAATTTTATATTATCGTCGTAGTATTACTAATTTGTTTAAGTTTACTCGAACCGCTAAAAATGTATCCTAA